DNA sequence from the Manihot esculenta cultivar AM560-2 chromosome 11, M.esculenta_v8, whole genome shotgun sequence genome:
ACAGATTATACAAGCCGAGTTCGCCACTTTTTGCCGAAGAAAAGAGGCTCTAACTTGCAGCAGCGCAACAGGAGATATCATTTCTTGAAAAAATGCAAATGACATTGTAAGTTCAAATTCGATGGTGGATGGTAACCTTTTCGCTTGATGTTAAGGATTTCTGTTTGTTAGTTTCACCTCAAGCAATTTCTACTAGAACACCggatcataatttttttttaaaaaaatcattggaTAAAACATGAGGTATCAAGCAATCAGGTAATATCCAACATCGTACGAAAAGCCAAATAGAAAACTTCAAGCCTATAAAGTCCCCAATTATATTAAAAACGATGGAACATAACAAGAAAGCAGTACCACAAGTTTACAAGTTTGAAGTAATTTAGCAAATCTCTCTGCAATTTAGCAAATCTCTCTGCTTGATGTCACAGCAAAAATACCTTActctgaaacaaaacaaaatgaTGAGAACTAGAAAGCGACAGCCTGTAACTAATTTAAATGATGCCGATTTTGTTTGCCACATCCAAGGCATCAAAATCCGGTGTCAATCTGACATATGCTTTCTTCGTCCCATCAGGCCTAGAACAGAGGGGGGAAAAAGTTAGTTTAGACAAGTTTTTAGAGATATGCTAAATAGAATAGATAAAGAGGAAGAACCATTTCTAACTTAATCAACATTAAGTTTCATATGTCACAATTAGCAATTTCAAAGACGCCGGTTTGCATGCTGATTACCTTGTGTATACAGATAAGATTGGACTTCAATTTATACATGAAAAAGGATGCAATATTTTTTTGAGATGAAGTGAGATTATAAGAGTGTCTCAATAACAAATAAAAGTAAGATCAAGAGTTGCTTGCATTGTGCTTGAATATCTAATGATAATGGTTTAGTTTATTCTCAATGTGTCCTTGTGATGCCTCTCCTACCATGCAGATGCATGCAGGACATATAAATGCCTACATTTGCTTATATGCACCAAGACTCCAGGCCTTGTTCGTATgtcatcagaaaaaaaaaaggagaaaagaaaaaggaaaataatcaTTGCCTAACCCTCAGCATGAGATTCAGAAAAATTATTTAGGCAATAAATGCACAAAGAATTATGCTTAATGCCTAACTCACAAGTTACAAACTTGAACATTTGGCCACCtctacacaaaaaaaaaaaaggattaagGAACAACCTGATCAATGTATTAACTTTCTTGGCCTGAATATCATACATCTTCTTGACTGCATCCTTGATCTTTTTCTTGTCAGCACGAATATCAACTATGAATACAAGGGTATTGTTGTCCTCAATCTTTTTCATAGCTGACTCAGTAGTGAGAGGAAATTTCAAAATCTGATACTGATCAAGCTTGTTCCTGGGTGGAGCACTAATGCGAGGGTATTTGGGATTCCTCTCCTTCTTCAATGTCTTTGGGCGATGAAATGTAACCTTAGTTCTGATCTTACTGGCCTTCTTCTTGAAGGTTGGACCAGACTTCACTGCTTTTGCAGCCTTGACAGCCTGTGCCTTTGCATCAGGCTTTTTTGAACTGTCAGCTGCGCATATAGCACACATGCTAAATAATCAAAGAGAAGAAATATCCATAAACATGCATCCATTGCATTATAGCTTAATATCACTTCCTGTATTAAGAAAATGAGTGGGAGTTTTCTCAAGTGCAAGGTCATCTCCAACAATGATAATTGAGCTTATACTCCCGAGAGACTAAAAAAACAACTATACAAGC
Encoded proteins:
- the LOC110626525 gene encoding 60S ribosomal protein L23a — its product is MAPAKADSSKKPDAKAQAVKAAKAVKSGPTFKKKASKIRTKVTFHRPKTLKKERNPKYPRISAPPRNKLDQYQILKFPLTTESAMKKIEDNNTLVFIVDIRADKKKIKDAVKKMYDIQAKKVNTLIRPDGTKKAYVRLTPDFDALDVANKIGII